The following proteins are co-located in the Haloplanus sp. HW8-1 genome:
- a CDS encoding complex I subunit 4 family protein translates to MIIEALIAITFVASMGVLLAPDEWAGRLAAALSLLPVVGSLYMWSRFDATGNALTGGSVAFETTVPWLELGGYTLNWHVGVDGISLPLVVLTTLLSTLAIVSAWASVDDRQSQFYGLMLFMEANLLGVFTALDFFVWFVFWEAVLLPMYFLIGVWGGPRRKYAAIKFFVYTNIASLAMFIGFIALVFGLGDSVSSLDMPAIAGALRAGELGSLFGVPAATLRSVAFVAMFLGFAVKVPIVPFHTWLPDAHVEAPSPVSVMLAGVLLKMGTYALLRFNFTMMPETATQFAVPIALIAVISVIYGAMLALAQQDLKRIVAYSSVSSMGYVILGLIAYTTYGVGGATFQMIAHGLISGLMFMSVGVMYNTTHTRMVGDMSGMADRMPVTTGILVAGAFGYMGLPLMAGFAGEFFIFKGAFASTVHAAMPLFTAVAMFGIVVVAGYLLFAMQRTLFGSFRLETDYEVGPASLHETVPLAVLLVTIIVLGVAPDLFFGMIQDAVDPLLDFGGDLS, encoded by the coding sequence ATGATCATCGAAGCGCTGATCGCCATCACGTTCGTCGCCTCGATGGGCGTGTTGCTGGCCCCGGACGAGTGGGCCGGCCGCCTCGCGGCGGCGCTGAGTCTGCTCCCCGTCGTGGGGAGCCTCTATATGTGGAGTCGCTTCGACGCGACCGGGAACGCCCTCACGGGCGGGTCGGTCGCGTTCGAGACGACGGTGCCGTGGCTGGAACTGGGCGGCTACACGCTCAACTGGCACGTCGGCGTCGACGGCATCTCCCTGCCGCTCGTCGTGCTGACGACGCTGCTCTCGACGCTCGCCATCGTGAGTGCGTGGGCGTCCGTCGACGACCGTCAGTCCCAGTTCTACGGGCTGATGCTGTTCATGGAGGCGAACCTACTCGGCGTGTTCACCGCGCTCGATTTCTTCGTCTGGTTCGTCTTCTGGGAGGCAGTCCTCCTGCCGATGTACTTCCTCATCGGCGTCTGGGGCGGTCCGCGACGGAAGTACGCCGCGATCAAGTTCTTCGTCTACACCAACATCGCGTCGCTCGCGATGTTCATCGGCTTCATCGCGCTGGTGTTCGGTCTCGGCGACTCGGTGTCGTCGCTCGATATGCCGGCTATCGCGGGGGCACTCCGAGCGGGGGAACTCGGTTCGCTGTTCGGGGTCCCCGCCGCCACCCTGCGGAGCGTCGCCTTCGTGGCGATGTTCCTCGGGTTCGCGGTGAAGGTGCCCATCGTCCCCTTCCACACGTGGCTGCCGGACGCCCACGTGGAGGCGCCGTCGCCGGTGTCCGTGATGCTGGCCGGTGTCCTCCTGAAGATGGGGACGTACGCCCTGCTCCGGTTCAACTTCACCATGATGCCGGAGACGGCGACGCAGTTCGCGGTGCCTATCGCACTGATCGCCGTGATCAGCGTCATCTACGGCGCGATGCTCGCGTTGGCCCAGCAGGACCTCAAGCGCATCGTCGCCTACTCGTCGGTCTCCTCGATGGGCTATGTCATCCTCGGGCTGATCGCCTACACGACCTACGGGGTCGGTGGCGCCACCTTCCAGATGATCGCCCACGGCCTCATCTCGGGCCTGATGTTCATGTCGGTCGGCGTCATGTACAACACCACCCACACCCGGATGGTCGGCGACATGTCGGGGATGGCCGACCGGATGCCCGTCACCACGGGCATCCTGGTCGCCGGCGCCTTCGGCTACATGGGCCTGCCCCTGATGGCCGGCTTCGCCGGCGAGTTCTTCATCTTCAAGGGAGCCTTCGCGTCGACGGTCCACGCGGCCATGCCGCTCTTTACCGCCGTCGCGATGTTCGGCATCGTCGTCGTCGCGGGCTACCTGCTCTTCGCGATGCAGCGGACCCTCTTCGGGTCGTTCCGCCTGGAGACCGACTACGAGGTCGGTCCAGCATCGCTCCACGAGACGGTCCCCCTCGCGGTGTTGCTCGTGACGATCATCGTCCTCGGAGTCGCTCCCGACCTCTTCTTCGGGATGATCCAGGACGCGGTCGATCCCCTCCTCGATTTCGGAGGTGACCTCTCGTGA
- the nuoL gene encoding NADH-quinone oxidoreductase subunit L translates to MAGAFDYAPAIVLLPFLSFLVSLAGGKYLPKGGAFGGIAATAGSLVLSAWVFLTVSAGNVYNETLYTWAAGVGEGTTTLTFGLLLDPLAAMMLLIVSLVALLVHVFSLGYMNDEGETGLPRYYAGLGLFTASMLGFVVADNLLMAFMFFELVGLCSYLLIGFWFRQDGPPSAAKKAFLVTRFGDYFFLVGVVAVFATFGTAKFAGEGAFPVLAEEALAGSAEAVTTFGFAPQTWFTILGLLILGGVIGKSAQFPLHTWLPDAMEGPTPVSALIHAATMVAAGVYLVARMYGFYALSPTALGIVALVGGFTALFAATMGVVKREIKQVLAYSTISQYGYMMLGLGAGGYVAATFHLMTHAFFKALLFLGAGAVIIAMHHDEDMWNMGGLKNEMPVTYYTFLSGSLALAGIVPFAGFWSKDEVLYEALIHGLDGSPLLLAGYAMGLVAVFFTGFYTFRMVFLTFHGEPRTEVARDPHGVRWNVKGPLVVLGVLAATVGFVNMVPLHDLTGGFPPEYLHDWLAHGEISALTSEHYGELLHDYAHYTSADVASYVAGAVSLALALAGVVTAHVLYNVDEPTEHTEKLGAVKTLWYNNYYQDEYQVWLAESVVLPLSQLADKFDQGVVDGVVNGVSSVSLFAGSRIRRIQTGLVTNYAALLTLGLTALLVAFGVLGGWFA, encoded by the coding sequence ATGGCCGGAGCATTCGACTACGCGCCAGCCATCGTCCTTCTCCCCTTCCTCTCGTTCCTCGTCTCGCTCGCGGGCGGGAAGTACCTCCCCAAGGGCGGCGCGTTCGGCGGTATCGCCGCCACTGCCGGATCGCTGGTCCTCTCGGCGTGGGTCTTCCTGACCGTCAGCGCCGGCAACGTCTACAACGAGACGCTGTACACGTGGGCTGCGGGCGTAGGCGAGGGGACGACGACGCTCACCTTCGGCCTGCTGCTCGATCCGCTGGCGGCGATGATGTTGCTCATCGTCTCGCTGGTCGCACTGCTGGTTCACGTGTTCAGCCTCGGATACATGAACGACGAAGGCGAGACTGGCCTGCCACGGTATTACGCCGGCCTCGGCCTCTTCACCGCCTCCATGCTCGGGTTCGTCGTCGCCGACAACCTGCTCATGGCGTTCATGTTCTTCGAACTGGTCGGGCTCTGTTCGTACCTCCTGATCGGCTTCTGGTTCCGACAGGACGGCCCGCCGAGCGCAGCGAAGAAGGCGTTCCTGGTCACCCGCTTCGGTGACTACTTCTTCCTCGTCGGCGTCGTCGCCGTCTTCGCCACCTTCGGCACCGCGAAGTTCGCGGGCGAAGGGGCGTTCCCGGTGCTCGCCGAGGAGGCACTCGCCGGCTCCGCCGAAGCCGTGACCACCTTCGGCTTCGCGCCACAGACGTGGTTCACGATCCTCGGCCTACTGATCCTCGGTGGCGTCATCGGCAAGTCCGCGCAGTTCCCGCTTCACACGTGGCTCCCGGACGCCATGGAGGGTCCGACGCCCGTCTCCGCGCTCATCCACGCTGCGACGATGGTCGCGGCCGGCGTCTATCTGGTCGCGCGGATGTACGGCTTCTACGCGCTCTCGCCCACGGCGCTGGGCATCGTCGCGCTGGTCGGCGGGTTCACCGCCCTCTTCGCCGCGACGATGGGCGTCGTGAAACGGGAGATCAAGCAGGTGCTCGCCTACTCCACCATCTCGCAGTACGGCTACATGATGCTCGGACTGGGCGCCGGCGGCTACGTCGCCGCGACCTTCCACCTCATGACCCACGCCTTCTTCAAGGCGCTGCTCTTCCTCGGCGCCGGCGCGGTCATCATCGCCATGCACCACGACGAGGATATGTGGAACATGGGCGGACTCAAAAACGAGATGCCCGTCACCTACTACACCTTCCTCTCGGGGTCGCTGGCGCTCGCCGGCATCGTCCCCTTCGCCGGCTTCTGGTCGAAGGACGAAGTGCTGTACGAAGCCCTGATACACGGACTCGACGGCTCGCCGCTCCTCCTCGCGGGCTACGCGATGGGGCTGGTGGCCGTCTTCTTCACCGGCTTCTACACTTTCCGGATGGTGTTCCTGACGTTCCACGGCGAACCCCGCACCGAGGTAGCCCGCGATCCCCACGGGGTACGGTGGAACGTGAAGGGGCCGCTGGTGGTGCTCGGGGTGCTCGCCGCGACGGTCGGCTTCGTCAACATGGTGCCGCTCCACGACCTGACCGGCGGCTTCCCGCCGGAGTATCTCCACGACTGGCTCGCCCACGGCGAGATCTCGGCGCTGACCAGCGAGCATTACGGTGAACTGCTCCACGACTACGCACACTACACGTCCGCCGACGTGGCGTCGTACGTGGCCGGCGCGGTGTCGCTGGCGCTCGCACTCGCGGGCGTGGTCACCGCGCACGTCCTCTACAACGTCGACGAACCGACCGAGCACACTGAGAAGCTCGGCGCGGTGAAGACGCTGTGGTACAACAACTACTACCAGGACGAGTATCAGGTCTGGCTCGCCGAGTCGGTCGTCCTGCCGCTGTCCCAGCTGGCCGACAAGTTCGACCAAGGCGTCGTCGACGGCGTCGTCAACGGCGTCTCTAGCGTGAGCCTGTTCGCCGGGAGCCGCATTCGGCGGATTCAGACCGGGCTGGTGACCAACTACGCCGCGCTCCTCACCCTCGGGTTGACGGCGTTGCTCGTCGCCTTCGGCGTTCTCGGAGGGTGGTTCGCATGA
- a CDS encoding NADH-quinone oxidoreductase subunit J, with product MVYETIAFALFSIVTLGCSLGVVLVEDVWHSALLLGGALLSVAVHYVMLQAEFLAAMQILVYVGGVLILITFAVMLTKSTAAQPSEVNEV from the coding sequence ATGGTGTATGAAACGATCGCGTTCGCGCTGTTCTCCATCGTGACGTTGGGGTGCAGCCTGGGCGTCGTCCTCGTCGAGGACGTGTGGCACTCCGCACTCCTCCTCGGCGGCGCCCTGTTGAGCGTCGCGGTACACTACGTGATGTTACAGGCGGAGTTTCTCGCCGCCATGCAGATCCTCGTCTACGTGGGCGGGGTCCTGATCCTCATCACGTTCGCCGTGATGCTTACGAAATCGACAGCGGCACAGCCCTCGGAGGTGAACGAGGTATGA
- a CDS encoding complex I subunit 1/NuoH family protein produces MDGLLLQSGTTTPTGTANASAGGPVTTLPETISGALGLSGTLGDVVGGLIGAFLIANIMLGMTALAGPWAKRKITAAFTDRIAVNRVGPFGLLIIVADAVRLLSKELIVPDGVDRPAWDIAPIILPFSALLGFAVIPLGSGLQLADPETGIVFAFAAASIASVGLVMAGYASNNKYSLLGSLRSIAQNLAYEIPLVITAASVIIIAGTFQTSEIVAAQTETLVSIAGVSIPAWYAFVNPFAFVLFVAANLAEIGRNPFDIPEAPTEIVAGYQTEYSSVYFVLFYLGEFIHIFLGGALIAVLFLGGPAGPVLPGFVWMVIKMWAFFLFTQWARSAVPRVRIDQLIEIGWKGMLVLSFANLVLTAVLVGVIA; encoded by the coding sequence ATGGACGGGCTACTCCTCCAGTCGGGGACCACGACCCCGACCGGGACCGCCAACGCCTCGGCCGGGGGGCCGGTGACGACGCTACCCGAGACGATCTCCGGCGCGCTCGGCCTCTCGGGCACGCTCGGTGACGTGGTCGGGGGGCTGATCGGCGCCTTCCTCATCGCCAACATCATGCTCGGCATGACGGCGCTGGCCGGCCCGTGGGCAAAGCGAAAGATCACGGCGGCGTTCACCGACCGGATCGCGGTCAACCGGGTCGGACCCTTCGGGCTGCTGATCATCGTCGCCGACGCGGTGCGTCTGCTCTCGAAGGAACTGATCGTGCCGGACGGGGTCGACCGTCCGGCCTGGGACATCGCGCCGATCATCCTGCCGTTCTCGGCGCTGCTCGGCTTCGCTGTCATCCCGCTCGGGAGCGGCCTGCAGTTGGCCGACCCCGAAACCGGGATCGTCTTCGCGTTCGCCGCGGCCTCCATCGCGTCGGTTGGGCTGGTCATGGCCGGCTACGCTTCGAACAACAAGTACTCGCTGTTGGGATCGCTACGCTCCATCGCCCAGAACCTCGCCTACGAGATTCCGCTGGTCATCACGGCAGCGTCGGTGATCATCATCGCCGGCACCTTTCAGACCAGCGAGATCGTCGCCGCCCAGACGGAGACGCTGGTGTCGATCGCGGGCGTGTCGATCCCCGCGTGGTACGCCTTCGTCAACCCCTTCGCGTTCGTCCTGTTCGTGGCGGCGAACCTCGCGGAGATCGGCCGGAACCCCTTCGACATCCCCGAGGCACCGACCGAAATCGTCGCCGGCTACCAGACCGAATACTCCAGCGTCTACTTCGTGCTGTTCTACCTCGGGGAGTTCATCCACATCTTCCTGGGCGGCGCACTGATCGCCGTCCTCTTCCTCGGTGGACCGGCCGGTCCGGTCCTGCCCGGATTCGTCTGGATGGTCATCAAGATGTGGGCGTTCTTCCTGTTCACGCAGTGGGCCCGCTCGGCGGTCCCGCGCGTTCGTATCGACCAGTTGATCGAAATCGGTTGGAAGGGGATGCTCGTGCTCTCCTTCGCGAACCTGGTGCTCACGGCAGTCCTCGTGGGAGTGATCGCGTAA
- a CDS encoding NADH-quinone oxidoreductase subunit N produces the protein MPIQTQLPTWTAVAPTLLLGLTSLVLLFIDSIDPDSTRPAVLAGTAVGGSVLTLAVAGWFLLAGTGQEGGAIELYGGSIVVDGLSLFFTVIFASVAAMVSLASYDYLQDRTYQAEFYALVMLAATGMSLMASSGSLATVFVSLELASLPSYALVAFLKKNRGSVEAGLKYFLVGAVSSAVFAFGISLVYAVTGSLLLSEVASAVGSAGDLVGVAGVGIVMIAGGFAFKTASVPFHFWAPEAYEGAPAPISAFLSSASKAAGFAVAFRVFAVAFPIDAVVPMGIDWPLLFAVLAVVTMTLGNFAAATQENVKRMLAYSSIGHAGYALIGLAALSGGGPNGNVMGASMAHLLVYGFMNTGAFLFIAMVEHWEIGRTFEDYNGLATRAPVACLAMTVFMFSLAGLPPFGGFLSKYALFYGAIQGGFWWLAAVGAINSALSLFYYSRVVKAMWIEDPTGSFDLGATPLGLYVAVMVAAVGTLLLLPAFGPVVETAQSAATALFA, from the coding sequence ATCCCCATTCAGACACAACTGCCGACGTGGACGGCCGTCGCGCCGACGCTACTGCTCGGCCTGACGTCGCTCGTCCTGTTGTTCATCGACAGTATCGACCCCGACTCGACGCGGCCGGCGGTCCTCGCGGGCACCGCTGTCGGTGGCTCGGTCCTGACGCTCGCCGTCGCCGGGTGGTTCCTGCTCGCGGGGACCGGCCAGGAGGGCGGCGCCATCGAACTCTACGGTGGCTCCATCGTCGTCGACGGTCTGAGCCTCTTTTTCACCGTCATCTTCGCGAGCGTCGCCGCCATGGTGTCGCTCGCGAGTTACGACTACCTGCAGGATCGAACCTACCAGGCGGAGTTCTACGCGCTGGTGATGCTCGCGGCGACGGGGATGAGCCTCATGGCGTCCTCGGGGTCGCTGGCGACGGTCTTCGTCAGCCTCGAACTCGCCTCGCTCCCCTCGTACGCCCTCGTCGCCTTCCTCAAGAAGAACCGCGGGAGCGTCGAGGCGGGCCTGAAATACTTCCTCGTCGGCGCGGTCTCCTCGGCGGTGTTCGCGTTCGGCATCTCGCTCGTCTACGCCGTCACGGGATCGCTCCTACTCTCGGAGGTGGCGTCGGCCGTCGGCTCGGCCGGTGACCTCGTCGGGGTCGCGGGCGTGGGTATCGTGATGATCGCGGGCGGGTTCGCGTTCAAGACCGCCTCGGTGCCCTTCCACTTCTGGGCGCCGGAGGCGTACGAGGGCGCTCCGGCCCCCATCAGTGCCTTCCTATCCTCGGCGTCGAAAGCGGCCGGCTTCGCCGTCGCCTTCCGCGTGTTCGCCGTCGCCTTCCCCATCGACGCCGTCGTCCCGATGGGCATCGACTGGCCGCTCCTGTTCGCGGTACTGGCCGTCGTCACGATGACGCTCGGCAACTTCGCGGCGGCGACCCAAGAGAACGTCAAGCGGATGCTCGCGTACTCCTCGATCGGACACGCCGGCTACGCGCTGATCGGCCTCGCCGCCCTCTCGGGCGGCGGTCCCAACGGCAACGTGATGGGTGCGAGCATGGCCCACCTGCTCGTCTACGGCTTCATGAACACCGGCGCCTTCCTGTTCATCGCCATGGTCGAACACTGGGAGATCGGTCGGACCTTCGAGGATTACAACGGCCTCGCGACGCGGGCACCGGTCGCCTGCCTGGCGATGACGGTGTTCATGTTCTCGCTCGCTGGCCTGCCGCCCTTCGGCGGCTTCCTCTCGAAGTACGCTCTCTTCTACGGGGCGATCCAGGGCGGCTTCTGGTGGCTCGCGGCCGTGGGCGCGATCAACAGCGCGCTGTCGCTGTTCTACTACTCCCGCGTGGTGAAAGCCATGTGGATCGAGGATCCCACCGGATCCTTCGACCTCGGTGCGACGCCGCTCGGCCTCTACGTCGCGGTGATGGTCGCGGCGGTCGGCACGCTGCTGCTCCTGCCGGCGTTTGGACCCGTCGTCGAGACGGCACAGAGCGCCGCCACGGCACTGTTCGCGTAG
- a CDS encoding DUF7522 family protein, translated as MSEHRDLVDPALEEQLVSACRTAIGDSLRSVVYFTPDEYEQVYLRADLEADADLSGWVEHEAAGFRAQMAYEGSELGEYQYTLRVFDNGFVTRVVEGDHGVFITTDGITVMRSKEVTRAIGSVL; from the coding sequence ATGAGCGAGCACCGTGACCTCGTCGATCCGGCGCTCGAAGAGCAACTGGTGAGCGCCTGTCGAACCGCCATCGGCGACAGTCTGCGAAGCGTCGTCTACTTTACTCCCGACGAGTACGAGCAGGTGTACCTCCGGGCGGATCTGGAGGCCGACGCGGACCTCTCAGGCTGGGTCGAACACGAGGCGGCAGGATTTCGCGCACAGATGGCCTACGAGGGAAGCGAACTCGGGGAGTACCAGTATACGCTCCGCGTCTTCGACAACGGGTTCGTGACGCGTGTCGTCGAGGGGGATCATGGCGTGTTCATCACCACCGACGGCATCACCGTGATGCGCTCGAAGGAAGTAACGCGGGCGATCGGATCGGTGCTCTAA
- a CDS encoding CBS pair associated ParBc domain-containing protein, with the protein MADNATVEEYMTREVATVSPDDSVAEVSRRIVESESHTGFPVTDGRRVEGFISARDLLLSDDEALVFTVMSDDLVVAHPEMKVDDAARVILRSGIQKLPVVDDADNLVGIISNTDVIRSQIERATPKKVDKLLHTLEEIHDIDAVEERRRIRLSDLTPTQARVYADELQGRSYELEHGLAEPLVVIDNEGTLLLADGHHRVMAANRLDIEEMDAYVIVIDEGADLELGMERTAKKEGLASIDDISVVDYARHPLIETTERLQEEDG; encoded by the coding sequence ATGGCCGACAACGCGACCGTCGAGGAGTACATGACCCGTGAGGTGGCGACCGTCTCGCCCGACGACTCCGTCGCCGAAGTGTCGCGGCGCATCGTCGAGAGCGAGAGCCACACCGGCTTCCCGGTGACCGATGGCCGCCGAGTGGAGGGGTTCATCAGCGCACGTGATCTACTGTTGTCCGACGACGAGGCCCTCGTGTTCACCGTGATGTCCGACGACCTCGTGGTCGCACACCCGGAGATGAAAGTCGACGACGCCGCGCGGGTGATCCTCCGGTCGGGCATCCAGAAGCTCCCGGTCGTCGACGACGCCGACAACCTCGTCGGGATCATCTCCAACACCGATGTGATCCGGAGTCAGATCGAGCGGGCGACGCCCAAGAAAGTCGACAAACTCCTCCACACCTTAGAGGAGATCCACGACATCGACGCCGTTGAGGAACGCCGTCGGATCCGGCTCTCCGATCTCACCCCGACGCAGGCGCGGGTGTACGCCGACGAGTTGCAGGGCCGGAGTTACGAACTCGAACACGGGCTGGCGGAACCGCTGGTCGTCATCGACAACGAGGGTACGCTCCTCCTCGCGGACGGCCACCACCGGGTCATGGCCGCCAACCGCCTCGACATCGAGGAGATGGACGCCTACGTCATCGTCATCGACGAGGGGGCCGACCTCGAACTCGGGATGGAACGCACCGCAAAAAAGGAGGGTCTCGCCTCCATCGACGACATCTCGGTCGTCGACTACGCGCGTCACCCGCTGATCGAGACGACCGAGCGGCTTCAGGAAGAGGACGGATAG
- the nuoK gene encoding NADH-quinone oxidoreductase subunit NuoK, which produces MVPVQWYLLLATAVFCIGLFGILTRRNALLFLMSVELMLNAANVNLVAFSAYWGNVTGQTFGLFVMALAAAEVAVGIGIILVLYRNFDDVDVTLAKGMRW; this is translated from the coding sequence ATGGTTCCGGTCCAGTGGTACCTCCTACTGGCGACGGCGGTGTTCTGTATCGGCCTGTTCGGCATCCTGACCCGGCGGAACGCGCTCCTGTTCCTGATGTCGGTCGAGTTGATGCTGAACGCGGCCAACGTCAACCTCGTGGCGTTCTCCGCGTACTGGGGCAACGTCACCGGCCAGACGTTCGGCCTGTTCGTGATGGCGCTCGCCGCCGCCGAGGTGGCGGTCGGCATCGGCATCATCCTCGTGTTGTATCGCAACTTCGACGACGTGGACGTGACGCTGGCCAAGGGGATGAGGTGGTAA
- a CDS encoding proton-conducting membrane transporter — protein MTSKPELRTGSHLLPGLAAVALFVVIASVVLRASFGAPQGFASDASITASIGYAMFNLDMGSVPSEGFLVAFEIIDAVLVAALVAAVMLARRESDGDIVALLADGGRQVRDQFADTDADDGGDR, from the coding sequence ATGACGTCGAAACCGGAACTGCGCACCGGGTCGCACCTGCTCCCCGGACTCGCAGCGGTTGCACTGTTCGTCGTCATCGCCTCCGTCGTTCTCCGGGCCTCGTTCGGCGCCCCGCAAGGGTTCGCGTCGGACGCAAGTATCACGGCGAGTATCGGCTACGCGATGTTCAACCTCGATATGGGATCGGTCCCGAGCGAGGGCTTTCTCGTCGCCTTCGAGATCATCGACGCCGTCCTCGTGGCCGCGCTGGTTGCCGCGGTGATGCTCGCCCGACGAGAGAGCGACGGCGATATCGTCGCCCTGCTGGCCGACGGCGGCCGGCAGGTCCGTGACCAGTTCGCCGACACCGACGCCGACGACGGAGGTGACCGCTGA
- a CDS encoding NuoI/complex I 23 kDa subunit family protein encodes MIGILKGMATTMKHALDGKTFTVEYPDVAPEVSPRFRGVHKFSQERCIWCRQCENVCPNDTIQIVQDDQRNGEQYNLHIGQCIYCRLCEEVCPTDAILLTQNFEFTADTKDDFVYNKEQLKNVPWYKGIDPLESRNPDRGAWIGEGDGEIDYQ; translated from the coding sequence ATGATTGGAATACTGAAAGGCATGGCGACGACGATGAAGCACGCGCTGGACGGCAAGACGTTCACCGTCGAGTACCCCGACGTGGCGCCTGAGGTGAGCCCGCGGTTCCGCGGGGTCCACAAGTTCAGCCAAGAACGCTGTATCTGGTGTCGGCAGTGCGAGAACGTCTGTCCGAACGATACGATCCAGATCGTACAGGACGACCAGCGCAACGGTGAACAGTACAACCTCCACATCGGGCAGTGTATCTACTGCCGCCTCTGCGAGGAGGTGTGTCCGACGGACGCGATCCTGCTGACCCAGAACTTCGAGTTCACCGCCGACACGAAAGACGACTTCGTTTACAACAAAGAACAGCTGAAAAACGTCCCGTGGTACAAGGGAATCGATCCCCTCGAATCGCGCAATCCGGACCGTGGGGCGTGGATCGGCGAGGGCGACGGCGAGATCGACTACCAGTAG
- a CDS encoding DHH family phosphoesterase — protein MVRRLVLGCGRDGGRVVGVVSTWGGELRIVTPEGPQTDGLDSTTEVVHGDPADPETYPETADVVLVLGDADRGVAAAEQARTAFPDALLVAVTDGDGPADALASVADRVVDARAIVTEHLLDAVTGDGAERVWRLLNVLRGIDGRLAIVMHNNPDPDAIASALALADIAQSVGVEADACYYGDISHQENRALVNLLELDLCNLSPDEGIEEYAGVALVDHSRPGVNDGLDPDTAVDVVVDHHPPRAPVEARYVDLRSDVGATSTLLAEYLNRLGIDPGREVATALLYGIRIDTREFTREAVEADFEAAAFLQSYVDESVLERVESPNVTPEVLSTLAAAIRNRDVRRNVLTTGVGRIHDRDALAQAADKLLDMDGIRIVVVYGFMDETVFVSGRARATDVDLGEVLRAALGAIGSAGGHADMAGAQIPLGILGSVEEESTDSLTQVVDEVIAERIFEVLESPPSAPSRDPDDDDIVFQFPLADDG, from the coding sequence ATGGTTAGGCGGCTGGTGCTAGGGTGTGGCCGCGACGGGGGACGGGTCGTCGGCGTCGTCTCGACGTGGGGAGGCGAACTCAGGATCGTCACACCGGAGGGACCCCAAACCGACGGCCTCGACTCGACCACGGAGGTGGTCCACGGCGACCCGGCCGATCCGGAGACCTATCCCGAGACGGCCGACGTGGTGCTCGTTCTCGGCGACGCCGACCGCGGCGTCGCTGCCGCCGAGCAGGCCCGAACGGCGTTCCCCGACGCCCTGCTCGTGGCGGTCACGGACGGCGACGGCCCCGCGGACGCGCTGGCCTCGGTCGCGGACCGGGTGGTCGACGCCCGCGCGATCGTGACGGAGCACCTCCTCGATGCGGTGACCGGCGACGGGGCCGAGCGGGTGTGGCGACTGCTGAACGTCCTCCGGGGGATCGACGGGCGACTGGCGATCGTGATGCACAACAACCCGGATCCCGACGCGATCGCCTCGGCGCTCGCGTTGGCCGACATCGCCCAGTCGGTCGGTGTCGAAGCCGACGCCTGCTACTACGGCGACATCTCCCATCAGGAGAACCGCGCGCTGGTGAATCTGCTCGAACTCGACCTCTGTAACCTCAGCCCGGACGAGGGGATCGAGGAGTATGCGGGCGTGGCACTGGTCGATCACTCTCGCCCAGGCGTGAACGACGGGCTCGATCCCGACACCGCCGTGGACGTGGTCGTAGACCACCACCCCCCACGGGCGCCAGTCGAGGCGCGCTACGTCGACCTGCGGAGCGATGTGGGGGCAACGAGCACGCTCCTCGCGGAGTACCTGAACCGACTCGGCATCGATCCGGGTCGCGAGGTGGCAACCGCGCTCCTGTACGGCATCCGAATCGACACTCGGGAGTTCACCCGCGAGGCCGTCGAGGCGGATTTCGAGGCCGCCGCGTTCCTCCAGTCCTACGTCGACGAGTCGGTGCTCGAACGGGTCGAATCCCCGAACGTGACTCCCGAAGTTCTGTCGACGCTGGCCGCGGCGATTCGGAACCGAGACGTCCGGAGAAACGTTCTCACAACGGGCGTCGGCCGCATCCACGACCGCGACGCCCTCGCACAGGCCGCCGACAAACTGCTCGATATGGACGGAATCCGTATCGTCGTCGTCTACGGCTTCATGGACGAGACGGTGTTCGTCTCCGGTCGCGCCCGAGCGACGGACGTCGACCTCGGCGAAGTCCTGCGTGCCGCCCTCGGAGCCATCGGGAGTGCGGGGGGCCACGCCGATATGGCCGGTGCACAGATCCCGCTCGGCATTCTGGGTTCCGTCGAGGAGGAGTCGACCGACTCGCTGACACAGGTCGTCGACGAGGTGATCGCCGAGCGCATCTTCGAAGTGCTCGAGAGCCCCCCGAGCGCCCCGTCCCGCGATCCCGACGACGACGACATCGTCTTTCAGTTCCCGCTCGCCGACGACGGGTGA